The following proteins come from a genomic window of Alicyclobacillus dauci:
- a CDS encoding phosphodiester glycosidase family protein — MTQGRNRKQQGNEKQSKRGRPVIRWIGYLVFAIAYICISTSLWIFHGPFPALKNYLIDSIDATRHGYLLRPLSLYTIPESVIKAHSLTNGLVSTTVPVAQITRRDYSNVKDGSIVHDTYQGQTFKADILLIRDPERVKVEATKYLNQHGETVQEMVKDTGAVAGINAGGFDDSSWRGTGAYPQGITMHDGKLVALTGSKTQPQPVIAFTQTGQMIAGAYSLPQLQNLGVTEAVTFGPVLIQDGKPVSTTNGYDRNPRTAIGQTADGTVILIVTDGRFATGPNDAGATYDDVKQLMLKYHAVIAANLDGGSSTTMIYHNQLLNKPVDILGERKVATSIIVMPESGGGVFG, encoded by the coding sequence ATGACGCAAGGAAGAAATCGAAAACAACAAGGAAACGAGAAGCAGTCGAAGCGAGGGCGTCCGGTCATCCGCTGGATCGGTTACTTGGTGTTCGCTATAGCCTATATTTGTATATCCACGTCATTATGGATATTCCATGGACCGTTCCCTGCGTTGAAAAACTATCTGATTGACAGTATTGATGCGACTCGGCACGGTTATCTCTTGCGACCCCTATCACTTTACACGATTCCTGAGTCGGTGATCAAAGCGCACTCGCTGACGAATGGGCTTGTCAGTACGACGGTGCCCGTCGCACAGATCACCCGGCGGGATTACTCCAACGTGAAAGACGGTTCCATCGTTCATGACACATATCAGGGTCAGACGTTTAAGGCGGATATTCTTCTCATTCGCGATCCTGAACGGGTAAAAGTGGAAGCCACCAAGTACTTGAATCAGCACGGCGAGACGGTGCAAGAAATGGTCAAAGATACGGGAGCCGTGGCGGGTATCAACGCGGGCGGCTTTGACGACAGTTCCTGGCGCGGAACGGGTGCGTATCCACAGGGGATCACCATGCACGACGGAAAGCTTGTGGCCTTGACCGGCTCCAAAACCCAGCCGCAACCTGTCATTGCTTTTACGCAAACAGGGCAGATGATCGCTGGAGCTTATTCCTTGCCACAACTGCAAAATCTTGGTGTGACAGAAGCGGTCACGTTTGGGCCCGTCCTCATCCAAGATGGGAAGCCTGTGTCAACAACCAACGGATATGATAGAAATCCACGTACAGCCATCGGTCAGACGGCAGACGGTACGGTCATACTGATTGTGACGGATGGACGCTTTGCAACTGGGCCGAACGATGCGGGTGCCACGTATGATGATGTCAAGCAACTCATGCTTAAATATCATGCCGTCATTGCAGCGAATTTGGACGGCGGATCGTCGACGACGATGATCTACCACAACCAGTTGTTGAACAAGCCCGTGGATATTTTGGGCGAGCGCAAAGTTGCGACATCCATTATCGTGATGCCGGAAAGCGGAGGTGGCGTGTTTGGCTAA
- a CDS encoding L,D-transpeptidase family protein, which produces MKSFRGLRMITLSFCMVAVSALVGCTPITSLTDRSQVTTHAISDVTNTATANSTSSASANGGASSQTTTSNGTGSTGTASSPAKVTVITPPAPPLVQLGNRSAAARYLNESLTLLGYMPVQFTPTTSTDTATAMSQLAVNAENLKFTPLDGTYTWRDKETTQQIGSLWNSNTANVITEGALMHFQADHHIAVDGVAGPSVWKALQSALSTHEVSKAPYVFVTVDERPTEVLKVWVGGQVAVRTLANTGIAQSPTSIGTWPIYLRFQTQEMKGRTPWGTTYDDPGVPYVNYFHGGDAVHGFPRASYGYPQSMGCVEIPVSTAKQVFNIVTYGTLVTVRK; this is translated from the coding sequence TTGAAATCTTTCCGTGGGCTCCGCATGATTACACTATCATTTTGTATGGTCGCTGTTTCTGCGCTCGTTGGCTGCACGCCAATCACTTCCTTGACAGACCGCAGTCAGGTGACCACCCACGCAATCTCCGATGTCACGAATACAGCGACGGCAAATTCAACCTCCTCCGCGTCGGCAAACGGAGGCGCATCGTCGCAAACGACGACATCAAACGGGACCGGCTCTACCGGCACGGCATCATCTCCCGCAAAAGTAACTGTCATAACGCCACCAGCCCCACCGTTGGTTCAACTAGGAAATCGATCCGCAGCGGCTCGCTATCTCAACGAGAGTTTGACTTTGTTAGGTTATATGCCAGTTCAGTTCACACCGACCACAAGCACGGACACCGCGACTGCTATGTCACAGTTGGCTGTGAACGCTGAAAACTTGAAATTCACGCCACTTGACGGAACTTATACATGGCGTGACAAAGAGACCACACAACAAATTGGTTCCCTGTGGAATTCAAATACAGCGAACGTGATCACAGAGGGGGCATTGATGCACTTTCAAGCAGATCACCATATCGCCGTGGACGGCGTTGCCGGGCCAAGTGTGTGGAAAGCCCTACAATCAGCACTATCCACACACGAAGTCAGCAAGGCCCCATACGTGTTTGTCACGGTGGATGAGCGTCCGACTGAGGTGCTGAAAGTGTGGGTTGGTGGCCAGGTGGCGGTGCGCACTCTGGCGAATACCGGGATCGCACAGAGCCCTACAAGTATTGGAACGTGGCCCATCTACCTCCGCTTTCAAACTCAGGAGATGAAAGGTAGAACACCGTGGGGAACAACATATGACGATCCGGGCGTACCCTACGTCAATTATTTTCACGGCGGTGACGCTGTCCACGGCTTCCCCCGCGCGTCCTACGGATACCCACAAAGCATGGGGTGTGTCGAAATTCCTGTGTCAACGGCTAAACAAGTGTTCAACATCGTCACGTATGGAACGCTCGTCACGGTACGCAAGTAG
- a CDS encoding glucose 1-dehydrogenase, producing MSHRVVIVTGGAQGIGLGISQAFGRCGARVVMADRDAEAGRETAHRLCNEGLDIRFVQTDVSVESDVVRLVDDVVEGDGRIDVVVNNAGIFSHEPIESLPVAVWDKVIGVNLRGPFLMAKYCAPYLRQADPGNIINIASTRALMSEAHTEPYSASKGGIVALTHALAVSLGPDVRVNAVSPGWIEVSDWKKSSRRAIPEHRPEDLAQHPVGRVGTPHDIAQACVYLASLEASFITGQNLVIDGGMTVKMIYEE from the coding sequence GTGAGCCATCGTGTTGTCATCGTCACAGGCGGTGCCCAAGGGATCGGGCTGGGGATCAGCCAGGCATTCGGGCGATGTGGAGCGCGTGTCGTGATGGCGGATCGAGATGCGGAAGCCGGACGAGAAACAGCGCACCGGCTGTGCAATGAAGGCCTGGATATTCGCTTCGTGCAGACCGACGTCAGCGTGGAATCTGACGTCGTACGGCTCGTTGATGATGTCGTTGAGGGGGACGGGCGGATCGACGTCGTTGTGAATAACGCGGGGATCTTTAGCCACGAACCAATTGAGTCGTTGCCCGTCGCTGTCTGGGACAAGGTCATTGGCGTGAACCTTCGCGGCCCATTTCTCATGGCCAAATACTGTGCGCCGTACTTGCGTCAGGCTGACCCCGGAAACATCATCAACATCGCGTCGACCCGCGCCCTCATGTCGGAAGCTCACACGGAACCGTACTCGGCGTCCAAAGGCGGCATCGTGGCACTCACGCATGCGCTGGCCGTTAGCCTGGGACCGGATGTGAGAGTGAACGCGGTGTCGCCGGGGTGGATCGAAGTTTCGGACTGGAAGAAGTCAAGTCGCAGAGCGATACCCGAACACCGACCGGAAGATTTGGCACAACATCCCGTTGGACGGGTGGGAACACCCCACGACATCGCCCAGGCATGTGTTTACTTGGCCTCACTCGAGGCTTCGTTCATCACGGGCCAAAACTTGGTGATAGACGGTGGCATGACCGTGAAGATGATCTATGAAGAGTAG
- a CDS encoding aldo/keto reductase: MQRKRLGRSELEVGEIGFGCMSLGTNAKTATRLVHHAIHEGVNLFDTADLYDQGRNEEILGKALRGRRNKVVIATKVGNRFDVGKPGWNWDPSPAYILQAVEQSLRRLETDYIDLYQLHGGTMDDPFDSIVETFERLKEKGWIRAYGISSIRPNVIRRFLSGSNVDTIMMQYSLLDRRPEEWFGDIEQRGVSIIARGPLARGLLSGTGKQLPAGETYVDRTAEQVAMAQDAVESLANNVRTASQVSLRYALNPPVVSVAIPGASRFSQLTDNIGAAQVMPLTDAEIAWLNGASEQNRYVEHRP; this comes from the coding sequence GTGCAACGGAAGCGGCTGGGGAGAAGTGAGCTTGAAGTTGGCGAGATCGGATTCGGATGTATGTCGCTCGGCACCAATGCAAAAACCGCTACACGACTCGTACACCATGCCATCCATGAAGGCGTGAATTTATTCGACACGGCAGATCTGTATGATCAAGGCCGCAACGAAGAGATCCTTGGCAAAGCGTTGCGTGGTCGGCGCAACAAGGTCGTCATTGCGACGAAAGTGGGCAATCGGTTTGACGTGGGAAAACCGGGATGGAATTGGGATCCGTCACCTGCGTACATTTTGCAAGCGGTTGAGCAAAGTCTGCGCCGACTAGAAACGGATTATATCGACTTGTACCAGTTACACGGGGGAACAATGGACGATCCGTTTGATAGCATTGTAGAAACGTTTGAGCGTTTGAAAGAAAAAGGGTGGATCCGCGCATACGGAATCTCCTCTATTCGCCCGAACGTGATTCGGCGTTTTTTGAGTGGATCGAATGTGGATACCATCATGATGCAGTACAGCCTGTTGGATAGACGGCCCGAAGAGTGGTTTGGCGACATCGAACAACGCGGGGTATCCATCATTGCCCGCGGTCCGCTTGCACGAGGCCTGTTGTCTGGAACAGGTAAACAGTTGCCTGCAGGGGAGACATACGTTGACAGAACCGCGGAACAAGTAGCGATGGCTCAAGATGCAGTTGAGTCCCTTGCGAACAACGTGAGAACAGCGAGCCAAGTCAGTCTGCGTTACGCGTTAAACCCGCCCGTCGTCAGTGTGGCCATTCCCGGTGCGAGCCGATTCTCACAACTCACAGACAACATCGGAGCAGCTCAGGTGATGCCGCTTACAGATGCGGAAATCGCATGGCTGAATGGAGCCTCTGAACAAAATCGATATGTCGAGCACAGGCCGTGA
- a CDS encoding O-methyltransferase, whose product MNRNEYINSLFPSDNVLHHVAESISQVGLPPMSVKPDLGRLLTILTSASQTEKALEIGTFGGYSAICIARGLPSHGSLISLEVRQEHAQLARENLRQAGMDEKVEIVVGSALESLKMLIENGERFGLIFIDADKPNYPAYLDCACRLAKPGTLIIADNVLLQDRVLDADNHSPSPEAVRKFNQSLVSAQNLISTILPVHDGFAIACVRE is encoded by the coding sequence GTGAATCGCAACGAGTATATCAACAGCTTATTTCCCTCAGACAACGTGCTTCACCACGTGGCAGAATCAATCTCACAAGTGGGACTCCCGCCCATGTCTGTGAAACCTGATTTAGGAAGGTTGTTAACTATTTTAACGTCTGCCTCTCAAACAGAGAAGGCCCTAGAAATTGGAACGTTTGGGGGCTATAGCGCGATCTGCATTGCCAGGGGACTTCCTTCTCACGGCTCACTCATCTCCCTCGAAGTTCGTCAAGAACATGCTCAACTAGCACGCGAAAATCTCCGGCAGGCGGGAATGGACGAGAAGGTTGAGATCGTAGTGGGAAGCGCCCTCGAATCGCTGAAGATGCTCATCGAGAATGGGGAGCGGTTCGGCCTTATTTTCATCGATGCCGACAAGCCCAATTATCCCGCTTACCTCGACTGTGCATGCCGTCTTGCAAAGCCGGGGACGCTTATCATAGCGGATAATGTTCTCCTACAAGACCGGGTTCTTGACGCAGACAATCACAGTCCGTCCCCGGAGGCTGTTCGTAAATTTAATCAATCCCTGGTGTCTGCTCAAAACCTGATTTCCACTATCTTGCCCGTGCACGACGGGTTCGCCATCGCCTGTGTTCGCGAATAA
- a CDS encoding iron-containing alcohol dehydrogenase, whose protein sequence is MTSFEYACSTRIDFGVGAVNRLPENLTSAGFGRRIMLVTDPGLVTAGIAARVTDLLEANGFSVTLFDLVKPNPRDSDCLEGAAKFRSRWCDALVAVGGGSAMDTAKTIALLARHGGTPQQYADGELSYGEVAPVACVPTTAGTGSEVTRSAVITEEKTHRKMTLKHEWLRPQLAVLDPVLTRTVPKTITAATGVDALVHAIEGYTCKRTQPISQAFGAQAMSLIYRALPTAYENPDDIEARSDMLLGSLLAGLCFGSADVASVHCLAEALGGLYDTPHGLANAVFLLPVLKYNASENVALHAQVARHMGVASDSDSPDEAVSQMLLALSEWLQKLDIPPLSELPNVSRSDEARIIELAMANSSTQSNVREMSVESYRAILEEAFAGSHP, encoded by the coding sequence TTGACTTCGTTTGAATATGCGTGCAGCACGAGAATCGATTTTGGTGTGGGAGCCGTCAACCGACTTCCCGAAAATCTGACTTCAGCAGGCTTTGGACGTCGCATTATGCTCGTCACCGACCCAGGCCTCGTCACAGCGGGTATCGCCGCCCGCGTCACCGACCTCCTCGAAGCGAACGGATTTTCCGTCACACTGTTCGATTTGGTCAAGCCAAACCCGCGTGATTCGGATTGTCTCGAGGGTGCCGCAAAGTTTCGATCCCGCTGGTGCGACGCACTCGTCGCCGTCGGCGGCGGCAGCGCCATGGACACGGCTAAAACCATCGCGCTTCTCGCCCGCCACGGCGGCACGCCACAGCAGTATGCCGATGGCGAACTGTCGTACGGTGAAGTGGCCCCGGTCGCCTGTGTTCCCACGACTGCCGGTACCGGATCTGAAGTGACGCGAAGCGCGGTTATCACGGAGGAGAAAACGCATCGCAAGATGACGCTCAAGCACGAGTGGTTGCGCCCGCAGCTAGCCGTCCTCGATCCAGTCCTCACCCGCACCGTCCCAAAGACTATCACCGCCGCCACAGGCGTTGACGCGCTGGTACACGCCATTGAAGGCTACACGTGCAAGCGGACGCAACCTATTTCACAAGCATTTGGCGCACAGGCGATGTCGCTCATTTATCGCGCATTGCCCACGGCATACGAGAATCCGGATGATATCGAGGCGAGATCGGATATGCTACTCGGCAGTCTGCTGGCGGGCCTTTGCTTCGGGTCGGCTGACGTCGCCTCGGTACACTGTTTAGCGGAAGCACTAGGCGGCCTGTACGATACGCCCCACGGGCTAGCGAATGCCGTGTTTTTGTTGCCGGTACTCAAATACAATGCATCGGAAAACGTTGCTCTCCACGCGCAAGTAGCGCGCCACATGGGCGTTGCAAGCGACAGTGACAGCCCCGATGAGGCCGTTTCACAGATGCTTCTCGCGCTTTCTGAGTGGCTGCAAAAACTCGACATTCCACCGCTGTCCGAACTGCCAAACGTTTCTCGCAGCGACGAAGCGCGCATCATAGAACTGGCGATGGCAAACAGTTCAACCCAGAGCAACGTTCGCGAAATGTCTGTTGAATCGTATCGAGCCATCTTGGAGGAAGCCTTTGCCGGTTCTCATCCGTAG
- a CDS encoding potassium channel family protein — MPRNRKMTFGIIGVGRFGSGAATEFLRHGHEVLLIDKDASCLEPFASRCETAIGNAEDIGFLEEAGIKEVDAVIVAIGDNETSSNHATMNCKDLGLYVVSKAYHATHGKILERLGADRVVYPERDSGMRLARLLTRSSVLDMIELYEEVFMMELTAKGELVNKTLEKLNLTGRFGVQVVMIIRSKTTIFPVSANDTIYEGDIMVLVGPHESLSKIARLTEKE, encoded by the coding sequence TTGCCTCGAAATCGGAAAATGACCTTTGGAATTATTGGTGTAGGACGTTTTGGCAGTGGTGCCGCCACAGAGTTTCTGCGACATGGACACGAAGTACTATTAATTGATAAAGATGCTTCTTGCCTGGAGCCATTCGCCAGTCGATGTGAGACAGCCATCGGAAATGCAGAAGACATTGGATTTCTCGAAGAAGCCGGGATCAAAGAGGTGGATGCGGTGATTGTCGCCATCGGCGACAATGAAACCAGTTCCAACCACGCGACGATGAACTGTAAAGACCTTGGTTTGTATGTCGTCTCAAAGGCGTATCATGCGACGCACGGGAAAATACTGGAGCGCCTTGGGGCGGATCGCGTCGTCTATCCTGAAAGAGATTCTGGAATGCGATTGGCTCGTCTACTCACCCGCTCTTCCGTCCTCGATATGATTGAACTATATGAAGAAGTGTTCATGATGGAGTTGACGGCAAAGGGCGAACTCGTGAATAAGACGCTGGAAAAACTCAATTTGACTGGGCGGTTTGGGGTTCAAGTGGTCATGATTATTCGGAGCAAGACAACGATTTTCCCAGTTTCCGCAAACGATACGATTTACGAAGGTGACATTATGGTGTTGGTTGGTCCGCATGAGTCCCTGAGTAAGATTGCACGCTTAACAGAAAAAGAATAG
- a CDS encoding NAD-dependent epimerase/dehydratase family protein yields MKILVTGGAGFIGSHVVKAYIEQGHDVVVVDNLSSGIQERIHPKAKFYFMDIRSKELNRVFDLERPDVVNHHAAQKSVPKSVEDPMYDAEYNVMGLLNILECARTYGVKKFIFVSSGGALGGDAAQIPTPETVQPVMISPYAIHKYIGEKYLHFYRVTYGLHYTVLRYANVYGPNQIADGECGVIPIFMNNLVEGRPSILFAYADQPKGTTRDYVYVHDVAKANVLALTKGDDQVLNIGTGTEVHTEDVYHLIADVLGSDIPLQRASERVGDVRRSVLDCTRAKEVLGWQPTTSLEEGIRQTLAWLEQQAR; encoded by the coding sequence GTGAAAATCCTCGTAACTGGCGGCGCCGGCTTTATAGGCTCACATGTCGTCAAAGCATATATCGAACAAGGTCATGATGTGGTTGTCGTCGACAACCTGAGCTCCGGTATACAAGAACGGATCCACCCAAAAGCAAAGTTTTATTTTATGGACATCCGCTCCAAAGAACTCAACAGAGTATTCGATCTCGAACGCCCCGACGTCGTCAACCACCACGCCGCGCAAAAGTCGGTCCCGAAGTCCGTCGAAGATCCAATGTACGACGCGGAGTACAATGTCATGGGCTTGCTCAACATCCTGGAATGCGCTCGTACGTACGGTGTCAAGAAGTTTATTTTCGTCTCGTCTGGTGGCGCCTTGGGTGGAGATGCTGCCCAGATTCCAACACCCGAAACGGTGCAGCCCGTCATGATTTCGCCTTACGCGATCCACAAATACATCGGGGAAAAATACCTTCACTTTTATCGCGTAACGTATGGTCTTCACTACACCGTCCTCCGCTATGCAAATGTATATGGGCCGAATCAAATAGCGGACGGTGAATGCGGCGTTATTCCTATCTTCATGAACAATCTCGTCGAGGGTAGGCCATCGATATTGTTTGCGTACGCTGACCAACCGAAAGGAACGACACGCGACTACGTCTACGTCCACGATGTGGCAAAAGCGAATGTCCTTGCGCTCACCAAGGGTGACGACCAAGTGCTGAACATCGGAACGGGTACCGAAGTTCACACGGAAGATGTGTATCACCTCATCGCAGATGTACTGGGAAGTGATATACCCCTGCAACGAGCTTCAGAGCGAGTTGGTGATGTCCGTCGCAGCGTCCTCGACTGTACCCGCGCCAAAGAGGTACTGGGATGGCAACCAACAACCAGCCTCGAGGAAGGTATCAGACAGACGTTGGCTTGGCTCGAACAGCAGGCGAGGTAA